A region from the Halobellus litoreus genome encodes:
- a CDS encoding APC family permease has protein sequence MASETETQLERTLGLTEALMIGVGTMVGAGIFVLPGAAAALAGPASAAAFAVAGGIAMLTALSASELATAMPASGGPYHFINRGLGPLFGSIAGLGNWLGLAFATAFYAVGFGNYVSPLVAGLNLNLGVAAAVPLSGAQIGGLVAAIVFIAVNYLSTDGTGDLQNVIVIVLLAILGVFMALGATQVRFAELTPFFPQTTGPGAILPTTALVFVSYLGFAQVATVAGEIKQPGTNLPRAMVGSVLLVTVIYAVSMLVLLGVVPLDRIAGEGTAIAIGARAVFDGFGIGLVGVGLLTFGGLLATASSANASVLSASRINYAMGRDGLMDERLSAIHSRFNTPYRSIALTGALIVVFIIAGKVNALAKAGSVLHLLVYGLLNVSLIAMRETEAMGYDPGFEAPGYPVVPVLGALLSFGLIGFMDLQQILLAGALVVGGVVWYVVYVRKRVEDTSALARYRSPPDVEVEVEVDFDLSTDEAAAARGGGSDA, from the coding sequence ATGGCCTCGGAGACGGAGACGCAACTCGAACGAACGCTCGGGCTGACGGAGGCGTTGATGATCGGTGTGGGGACGATGGTCGGTGCCGGCATCTTCGTTCTCCCGGGGGCGGCGGCCGCCTTGGCCGGCCCGGCGTCGGCGGCGGCGTTCGCGGTCGCCGGCGGTATCGCTATGCTAACCGCGCTGTCGGCCAGCGAACTCGCGACGGCGATGCCGGCGTCGGGCGGCCCGTACCACTTCATCAACAGGGGGCTTGGACCGCTCTTCGGCTCGATCGCCGGGCTGGGCAACTGGCTCGGACTGGCGTTTGCGACGGCGTTTTACGCGGTGGGCTTCGGAAACTACGTTTCTCCGCTGGTGGCCGGGTTGAACCTGAATCTCGGGGTCGCCGCCGCGGTCCCGCTGAGCGGCGCACAGATCGGCGGGCTCGTCGCCGCCATCGTGTTCATCGCCGTCAACTACCTCAGTACGGACGGGACGGGCGACCTGCAAAACGTCATCGTGATCGTCCTGCTGGCGATCCTCGGGGTGTTTATGGCGCTGGGTGCGACGCAGGTCCGGTTCGCGGAACTGACGCCATTCTTTCCGCAGACGACGGGTCCCGGTGCGATCCTCCCCACGACCGCCCTGGTGTTCGTGTCGTACCTGGGATTCGCGCAGGTGGCGACCGTCGCCGGCGAGATCAAGCAACCCGGCACGAACCTCCCGCGGGCGATGGTCGGCAGCGTCCTGCTCGTGACGGTGATCTACGCGGTGTCGATGCTCGTCCTCCTGGGCGTCGTCCCGCTGGACCGCATCGCCGGCGAGGGGACCGCGATCGCCATCGGGGCGCGAGCGGTCTTCGACGGGTTCGGGATCGGCCTCGTCGGCGTCGGGCTGCTGACGTTCGGCGGGTTGCTGGCGACCGCGTCGTCGGCGAACGCGTCAGTGCTGTCGGCCTCGCGCATCAATTACGCGATGGGCCGAGACGGCCTGATGGACGAGCGGCTCTCGGCGATTCACAGCCGGTTCAACACGCCTTACCGGTCGATTGCGCTGACTGGAGCACTCATCGTGGTGTTCATTATCGCGGGGAAGGTCAACGCGCTCGCGAAGGCGGGGAGCGTTCTCCACCTCCTCGTGTACGGGCTGCTGAACGTCTCGCTCATCGCGATGCGCGAGACGGAGGCGATGGGCTACGACCCCGGGTTCGAGGCCCCCGGCTACCCCGTCGTCCCGGTGCTCGGAGCGCTCCTGTCGTTCGGGCTGATCGGTTTTATGGACCTCCAACAGATACTGCTGGCCGGCGCGCTGGTCGTCGGCGGCGTCGTCTGGTACGTCGTGTACGTTCGGAAGCGGGTCGAAGACACGAGTGCGCTGGCCCGATATCGCTCGCCGCCGGACGTCGAAGTCGAGGTCGAGGTCGACTTCGATCTTTCGACGGACGAGGCTGCGGCGGCCCGCGGGGGTGGTTCAGATGCCTGA
- a CDS encoding universal stress protein → MIENPRILVPIDVSDPDEPALDLIGALRPLRIVLLGYYPVPDQTPPQQIREAYEQDAKDALVASARRFADAGTDLESVLVFTRDRVQTTDRVANEYDCDAVLVTGEVTTLSRVLVSLKDEQNMFRVLDVIRLIMEGNDLEVTLFHADSVEQGSARSELYLRGATDWLVEQGLSRESIFWKEPTAETQRSDLLDLAASHDFVVMGEHEPGIRERVIGDLPNSVHDTTGRAVLVVRKERGG, encoded by the coding sequence ATGATCGAGAACCCCAGGATACTGGTACCGATCGACGTATCGGACCCGGACGAACCGGCGCTGGACCTGATCGGAGCGTTGCGACCGCTCCGCATCGTCCTCCTCGGGTACTACCCGGTGCCCGATCAGACGCCACCGCAACAGATCCGGGAAGCGTACGAACAGGACGCCAAGGACGCCCTGGTGGCGAGCGCTCGACGCTTCGCCGACGCCGGGACCGACCTCGAATCGGTGCTGGTGTTCACCCGCGACCGCGTCCAGACGACCGATCGCGTCGCCAACGAGTACGACTGCGACGCCGTGCTCGTCACCGGCGAAGTCACGACGCTGTCTCGCGTGCTCGTGTCGCTCAAGGACGAACAGAATATGTTCCGCGTCCTCGACGTGATCAGGCTCATTATGGAGGGGAATGACCTCGAGGTGACGCTGTTTCACGCCGACAGCGTCGAGCAGGGCAGCGCCAGGTCGGAACTCTACCTCCGTGGGGCGACCGACTGGCTGGTCGAGCAGGGGTTGTCCCGGGAGTCGATCTTCTGGAAGGAACCGACCGCCGAGACACAGCGGAGTGACCTTCTGGACCTGGCGGCATCTCACGACTTCGTCGTGATGGGTGAACACGAACCCGGCATCCGGGAGCGCGTTATCGGCGATCTACCGAACAGCGTTCACGATACCACCGGCCGGGCGGTTCTCGTCGTCCGGAAGGAGCGAGGCGGATGA
- the cca gene encoding CCA tRNA nucleotidyltransferase, protein MADADERRRVIERVRERVTPDAAEREAMRAAVSTLTDGIEAELAALPVDADVVQVGSTARGTWLAGDRDIDLFVRFPSDLDRETLERYGLEIGNAVLPDGHEEYAEHPYVTGEFEGFDVDLVPCYDVGDGAALQSAVDRTPHHNAYLRERIDDDLAGEMRVFKQFLKGIGVYGSNLRTRGFSGYLSELLVLEHGDVETLLAAAADWHPPVVFDPEAHGTKSHDDPLVVVDPTDPARNVAAVCAAENVARLQHYARAFLTAPSEDLFEPREPEPIGPDAAEAHLDRRGTTPVAVVFDAPDLVDDQLYPQLRKSLAGVRDELDRRGFDPIRATTFADDRAVLFVELAHRTLPAIERHDGPPVHVREHAEGFYEAYADDPSEGADDAPPDTYGPFVDGERYVVEREREFTDAAELLRSAELFAVGLGARVETALETEYDVLVGSEVAALCEEFGRELASYFDPRP, encoded by the coding sequence ATGGCCGACGCCGACGAGCGACGCCGGGTGATAGAGCGGGTTCGCGAACGCGTCACCCCCGACGCGGCCGAACGCGAGGCGATGCGAGCCGCGGTCTCGACGCTCACCGATGGGATCGAAGCGGAACTCGCGGCCCTCCCCGTCGACGCCGACGTCGTCCAGGTCGGATCGACCGCCCGCGGGACGTGGCTCGCCGGCGACCGAGACATCGATCTCTTCGTGCGGTTTCCGTCCGACCTCGACCGGGAGACGCTGGAGCGCTACGGCCTCGAAATCGGCAACGCGGTCCTCCCCGACGGCCACGAGGAGTACGCCGAACACCCGTACGTGACCGGCGAGTTCGAGGGGTTCGACGTCGACCTCGTGCCCTGCTACGACGTCGGCGACGGCGCCGCGCTCCAGTCGGCGGTCGACCGGACGCCGCATCACAACGCCTACCTGCGCGAACGGATCGACGACGACCTCGCCGGGGAGATGCGCGTTTTCAAGCAGTTCCTGAAGGGGATCGGCGTCTACGGCAGCAACCTCCGAACCCGGGGCTTCTCGGGCTACCTCTCGGAACTGCTCGTTCTCGAACACGGCGACGTGGAGACGCTCCTGGCCGCGGCGGCCGACTGGCACCCGCCGGTCGTCTTCGACCCCGAAGCCCACGGGACGAAATCGCACGACGACCCGCTCGTGGTGGTCGACCCGACGGATCCCGCGCGGAACGTCGCGGCGGTCTGCGCCGCGGAGAACGTCGCCCGCCTCCAGCACTACGCTCGGGCGTTTCTGACGGCCCCGAGCGAGGACCTCTTCGAGCCGCGGGAGCCCGAGCCGATCGGACCGGACGCCGCCGAAGCGCATCTGGATCGCCGCGGGACGACGCCCGTCGCGGTCGTCTTCGACGCCCCGGACCTCGTCGACGACCAGCTCTACCCCCAGCTCCGGAAGTCGCTGGCGGGCGTCCGCGACGAACTCGACCGCCGGGGGTTCGACCCGATTCGGGCGACGACGTTCGCCGACGACCGCGCCGTCCTGTTCGTCGAACTCGCCCACCGGACGCTCCCGGCGATCGAACGCCACGACGGGCCGCCCGTGCACGTCCGCGAGCACGCCGAGGGGTTCTACGAGGCGTACGCGGACGACCCGTCGGAGGGTGCGGACGACGCCCCGCCGGACACCTACGGTCCGTTCGTCGACGGGGAGCGGTACGTCGTCGAGCGCGAGCGGGAGTTCACCGACGCCGCCGAACTGCTCCGCTCGGCGGAACTGTTCGCCGTCGGACTCGGCGCTCGGGTCGAAACGGCGCTCGAAACCGAGTACGACGTGCTCGTCGGCAGCGAGGTCGCGGCGCTCTGTGAGGAGTTCGGACGCGAGTTGGCGTCGTACTTCGATCCGCGGCCCTGA
- a CDS encoding single-stranded DNA binding protein: protein MGAIEDVYEDLDTDVDFEEFEAAVEDKVEQMGGLADEETAAMLIAHELRDEEVEGVADVAPGMDDVKFLAKVMSVGDIRTFDRDGEDEDGKVVNVDVADESGRIRITMWDDMAEDAVESLETGQTLRVAGRPKDGYNGIEVDVDKVEPAPDAEVDVQAQDAYRVEDLALGLSDVNLKGRVLSTDSVRTFDRDDGSEGRVANLTLGDPTGRIRVTLWDEKADVATEFEAGESAEVVDGYVRERDGTLELHVGNRGAVDEIDEEIEYVPDTREVESLEIGETVDIAGGVIETDPKRTFDRDDGSEGQVRNVRVKDDTGDIRVALWGDKADLDIDLADYVVFTDVEIQDGWQDDLEASAGWQSTVSVMDDAPEDAADTDTEAAQSTGLGAFEAGGSAETSGSGSDSTASAAGGAAGDVGGNSAAAAVAERPAGADGEAETETFTGTVVQAGSPVVLDDGSETRSVETDESLRLGEKVTVSGPVADGTITAEDVERSN from the coding sequence ATGGGCGCGATCGAGGACGTGTACGAGGATCTCGACACCGACGTCGACTTCGAGGAGTTCGAGGCCGCCGTCGAGGACAAGGTCGAACAGATGGGCGGCCTCGCCGACGAGGAGACCGCGGCGATGCTCATCGCCCACGAACTCCGCGACGAGGAGGTCGAGGGCGTCGCCGACGTCGCGCCGGGGATGGACGACGTGAAGTTCCTCGCGAAGGTGATGAGCGTCGGCGACATCCGAACCTTCGACCGCGACGGCGAGGACGAGGACGGGAAGGTCGTGAACGTCGACGTCGCCGACGAGTCCGGCCGGATCCGGATCACGATGTGGGACGATATGGCCGAGGACGCCGTCGAGAGCCTCGAAACCGGGCAGACCCTCCGCGTGGCCGGCCGGCCGAAGGACGGCTACAACGGGATCGAGGTCGACGTCGACAAGGTCGAACCCGCCCCGGACGCCGAGGTCGACGTGCAGGCGCAGGACGCCTACCGCGTGGAGGACCTCGCGCTCGGGCTCTCCGACGTCAACCTGAAGGGTCGGGTGCTGAGCACCGACAGCGTGCGGACGTTCGACCGCGACGACGGCTCGGAGGGCCGCGTCGCGAACCTGACGCTCGGCGATCCGACCGGCCGGATCCGCGTGACGCTGTGGGACGAGAAGGCCGACGTCGCGACCGAGTTCGAGGCCGGCGAGTCGGCGGAGGTCGTCGACGGCTACGTCCGGGAGCGCGACGGGACGCTCGAACTCCACGTTGGCAACCGCGGCGCGGTCGACGAGATCGACGAGGAGATCGAGTACGTCCCCGACACCCGCGAGGTCGAGTCGCTCGAGATCGGCGAGACCGTCGACATCGCCGGCGGCGTCATCGAGACCGACCCGAAGCGGACGTTCGACCGCGACGACGGCTCCGAGGGGCAGGTCCGAAACGTGCGGGTGAAAGACGACACCGGGGACATCCGCGTCGCCCTGTGGGGCGACAAGGCCGACCTCGACATCGACCTCGCGGACTACGTGGTCTTCACCGACGTGGAGATCCAGGACGGCTGGCAGGACGACCTCGAAGCTTCCGCGGGGTGGCAGTCGACGGTCAGCGTGATGGACGACGCGCCGGAGGACGCCGCCGACACCGACACGGAGGCGGCGCAGTCGACGGGACTCGGGGCGTTCGAGGCGGGCGGATCGGCGGAAACGAGCGGTTCCGGGTCCGATTCGACCGCTTCCGCCGCTGGGGGCGCAGCCGGCGACGTCGGCGGCAACTCCGCCGCGGCGGCCGTCGCGGAGCGTCCAGCGGGGGCCGACGGCGAGGCCGAGACCGAGACGTTCACCGGGACAGTCGTCCAGGCGGGGAGCCCGGTCGTCCTCGACGACGGGAGCGAGACCCGCAGCGTCGAGACCGACGAGTCGCTACGGCTCGGCGAGAAGGTGACCGTGAGCGGCCCCGTCGCCGACGGGACGATCACCGCCGAGGACGTCGAACGGTCGAACTGA
- a CDS encoding molecular chaperone TorD family protein, with protein sequence MATARARLYGVLAATFDGETEAIAAAIDRGTFATLADALPVDIETAALGGGDHDAESLAIGYDNLFVVPGSHYVPPFASAHATDPSEEFESDSRYHTAGEAGELLGDPAADMARLYAAAGFTPRRGDDIPDHVAAYFEFMRALCEREAALLDDGASEGRLEAVRELQTRTLSRLGWLDRFEAAVGSHDTVEGVFATIARIARTFTAWDAQELAAADPRPSDPESP encoded by the coding sequence ATGGCGACGGCCCGCGCTCGCCTGTATGGGGTGCTGGCCGCGACCTTCGACGGCGAGACGGAGGCGATCGCCGCGGCGATCGACCGGGGCACGTTCGCCACCCTCGCCGACGCGCTCCCGGTCGACATCGAGACGGCCGCACTTGGCGGCGGCGACCACGACGCCGAGTCGCTCGCCATCGGGTACGACAACCTGTTCGTCGTGCCGGGGAGCCACTACGTCCCCCCGTTCGCGTCGGCGCACGCGACCGACCCGAGCGAGGAGTTCGAGTCCGATTCGCGGTATCACACCGCCGGCGAGGCCGGCGAACTCCTCGGCGATCCGGCCGCCGATATGGCGCGGCTGTACGCCGCCGCCGGGTTCACGCCCCGACGCGGGGACGACATCCCCGATCACGTGGCCGCGTACTTCGAGTTTATGCGCGCGCTGTGCGAACGGGAGGCAGCCCTCCTCGACGACGGTGCGAGCGAGGGCCGCCTCGAAGCCGTCCGCGAACTCCAGACCCGAACGCTCTCGCGACTGGGGTGGCTCGATCGGTTCGAGGCGGCCGTCGGGAGCCACGACACGGTCGAGGGCGTCTTCGCCACGATCGCTCGCATCGCTCGGACGTTCACCGCGTGGGACGCACAGGAACTCGCCGCCGCCGACCCGCGGCCGTCCGACCCCGAATCACCGTGA
- a CDS encoding histone deacetylase family protein — protein sequence MQFGYSETCLAHDTGERHPETADRLRAIRRALAKRHGISYVEADPAGEDSVASVHDDDYVEEIREFCRDGGGNWDPDTVASEDTWAAATASAGLAQWAAREAAEGASGRDTPFAIGRPPGHHAVADDAMGFCFINNAAVAAQTLLDDPDSGVERAVIFDWDVHHGNGTQDIFYDQSDVLYASIHEDGLYPGTGEVDETGAGDGEGTTLNVPLSAGAGDEDYLLAVEELLRPVVERFDPDLFVVSAGFDAHRHDPISRMRVSTEGYALLTDRVRSIADDTDAGLAFVLEGGYGLDTLSEGVATVHETFDGRAPMEPDDGPSESTEQLVADVRRAHGLDD from the coding sequence ATGCAGTTCGGCTACAGCGAGACCTGCCTCGCACACGACACCGGCGAACGGCACCCGGAGACGGCCGACCGCCTGCGGGCCATCCGCCGCGCGCTCGCGAAGCGACACGGAATCTCCTACGTCGAGGCCGACCCGGCCGGCGAGGACTCGGTCGCCTCGGTCCACGACGACGACTACGTCGAGGAGATCCGCGAGTTCTGTCGAGACGGCGGCGGCAACTGGGACCCCGACACCGTCGCCTCCGAGGACACTTGGGCGGCCGCGACGGCGTCGGCGGGACTCGCGCAGTGGGCCGCGCGGGAGGCCGCCGAGGGAGCGAGCGGCCGCGACACGCCGTTCGCGATCGGTCGGCCGCCCGGCCACCACGCCGTCGCGGACGACGCGATGGGATTCTGCTTCATCAACAACGCCGCCGTCGCCGCCCAGACGCTCCTCGACGACCCCGACTCCGGGGTCGAGCGCGCGGTCATCTTCGACTGGGACGTCCACCACGGCAACGGCACGCAGGACATCTTCTACGACCAGAGCGACGTCCTCTACGCGTCGATCCACGAGGACGGGCTCTATCCCGGGACCGGCGAGGTCGACGAGACCGGCGCGGGCGACGGCGAGGGGACCACGCTGAACGTGCCGCTGTCGGCTGGCGCGGGCGACGAGGACTACCTCCTCGCGGTCGAGGAACTGCTCCGCCCCGTCGTCGAGCGGTTCGATCCGGACCTCTTCGTCGTCAGCGCCGGGTTCGACGCCCACCGTCACGATCCGATCTCGCGGATGCGCGTCTCGACGGAGGGGTACGCCCTCCTGACGGACCGCGTTCGCTCGATCGCCGACGACACCGACGCGGGGCTGGCGTTCGTTCTGGAGGGCGGCTACGGCCTCGACACGCTCTCTGAGGGCGTTGCGACCGTCCACGAGACCTTCGACGGACGGGCGCCGATGGAACCCGACGACGGGCCCAGCGAGTCGACCGAGCAACTCGTCGCGGACGTGCGCCGGGCGCACGGTCTCGACGACTGA
- a CDS encoding dicarboxylate/amino acid:cation symporter, with the protein MANPVSSLWRQYRSVALIYRIFVAFVLGSAAGIVFGEQMAVVAPLGDLFLRLLNMLVIPIIVFTLLTGIRQLSPARLGRIGGATVGLYAVTTTIAGIIGLAVANVLQPGRGVEFAGGEAQSQAPPAVTEVLLGLVPNNPVAAMADGNLLGTVFFVIVFGIALTYVRARKEEYAESVDSVFEAFEVGAEAMFVVVRGVLEYGVVGVFALMAAGIGTEGIGVFTSLGALVLAVAVGITLHIVFTYLFLLMGVVAGVSPIAFLAGAKDAMLTAFATRSSSGTLPVTMRNAEEDLRIEERVYSFALPVGATANMDGAAIRQAITVMFAANVVGQPLALTEQAFVLLVAVLISIGTAGVPGAGIVMLTVILTQVGLPLEVVGFVAGVDPILGRIATMNNVTGDLAVSTVVGKWNDALDLDDGVWAHGRNRLGNVVPGGD; encoded by the coding sequence ATGGCGAATCCAGTCAGTTCCCTCTGGCGACAATACCGATCCGTCGCGCTCATCTATCGGATCTTCGTCGCCTTCGTGCTCGGCTCCGCAGCGGGCATCGTCTTCGGCGAGCAGATGGCCGTCGTCGCGCCGCTGGGCGACCTGTTCCTTCGGCTGCTCAATATGCTCGTCATCCCGATCATCGTGTTCACGCTCCTGACCGGGATCAGACAGCTCTCGCCCGCTCGGCTCGGCCGGATCGGCGGGGCGACCGTCGGGCTATACGCGGTGACGACGACCATCGCCGGAATCATCGGACTGGCCGTCGCGAACGTCCTCCAGCCGGGTCGCGGCGTCGAGTTCGCCGGCGGCGAGGCGCAGTCGCAGGCCCCGCCGGCGGTCACGGAGGTCCTCCTGGGCCTCGTCCCGAACAATCCGGTTGCGGCGATGGCCGACGGCAACCTCCTCGGAACGGTCTTCTTCGTCATCGTCTTCGGCATCGCGCTCACCTACGTTCGCGCGCGGAAGGAGGAGTACGCCGAGAGCGTCGACTCCGTGTTCGAGGCCTTCGAGGTCGGCGCGGAGGCGATGTTCGTCGTCGTCCGCGGCGTGCTCGAATACGGCGTCGTCGGCGTCTTCGCGCTGATGGCCGCCGGGATCGGAACCGAAGGGATCGGCGTGTTCACCTCGCTCGGCGCGCTCGTCCTGGCCGTTGCGGTGGGCATCACGCTCCACATCGTCTTCACGTATCTGTTCCTCCTGATGGGCGTCGTCGCCGGCGTCTCGCCGATTGCATTCCTCGCGGGCGCGAAGGACGCGATGCTGACCGCGTTCGCGACGCGCTCCTCCAGCGGCACGCTGCCCGTGACGATGCGGAACGCCGAGGAGGACCTGCGGATCGAAGAGCGCGTCTACTCCTTCGCGCTCCCGGTGGGCGCGACGGCGAACATGGACGGGGCGGCCATCCGGCAGGCGATCACGGTGATGTTCGCGGCCAACGTCGTCGGCCAGCCGCTCGCGCTGACCGAGCAGGCGTTCGTCCTCCTGGTCGCCGTCCTCATCAGCATCGGCACCGCGGGCGTCCCCGGCGCGGGGATCGTGATGCTCACGGTCATCCTCACGCAGGTCGGCCTCCCGCTGGAGGTCGTCGGCTTCGTCGCCGGCGTCGACCCGATCCTCGGCCGGATCGCGACGATGAACAACGTCACCGGCGACCTCGCCGTCTCGACCGTCGTCGGCAAGTGGAACGACGCGCTCGACCTCGACGACGGCGTCTGGGCGCACGGGAGAAATCGACTCGGCAACGTCGTCCCCGGCGGCGACTGA
- a CDS encoding universal stress protein — translation MTGGVPTVLVPVDVSNHERPDPDLLDLLRPATVVLVGWYPVPDQVTPEQMRDEHEAAAVERIEEVASTFPEDSDIETLVVFTPDRSETVDRVAEEYDASVIVVPRDVRVVERVFVPVRGDVNLDRILSVVATLLAESEASVTLFHAAPAGDEDPSVGRTLLEGAVDRLTDAGVDPDRIATTTVESESPVDDIVDAAADHDVLVIGETEPSLIEHILGDVPTRVLERTECPVLVVRDTDG, via the coding sequence ATGACCGGGGGCGTCCCCACGGTCCTGGTTCCGGTCGACGTCTCGAACCACGAGCGACCCGATCCGGATCTGCTCGATCTGCTCCGGCCCGCGACGGTCGTGCTGGTCGGGTGGTATCCCGTCCCCGACCAGGTCACCCCGGAACAGATGCGAGACGAACACGAGGCGGCGGCCGTCGAACGCATCGAAGAGGTGGCGTCGACGTTCCCCGAAGACAGCGACATCGAGACGCTGGTCGTGTTCACGCCCGACCGGTCGGAGACGGTCGACCGGGTCGCCGAGGAGTACGACGCGTCGGTGATCGTCGTTCCCCGGGACGTTCGGGTCGTCGAACGGGTGTTTGTGCCCGTCCGCGGAGACGTGAATCTCGATCGGATCCTCTCGGTCGTCGCGACCCTGCTGGCGGAGAGCGAGGCGTCGGTCACGCTGTTCCACGCCGCGCCGGCGGGCGACGAAGACCCGTCCGTCGGGCGGACGCTGTTGGAGGGGGCGGTCGACCGCCTGACCGATGCGGGCGTCGATCCGGACCGGATCGCCACCACCACTGTCGAGAGCGAGTCGCCGGTCGACGACATCGTCGACGCCGCGGCCGACCACGACGTCCTGGTCATCGGCGAGACGGAACCGTCGCTGATCGAGCACATCCTTGGCGACGTTCCGACACGGGTACTCGAACGGACCGAGTGTCCGGTGCTCGTCGTCCGCGACACCGACGGCTGA
- a CDS encoding histone, which yields MSVELPFAPVDAIIRRRAGDLRVSSGAAEELARRVQAHGAALAVDAAERAAADDRKTLMAEDFDVQQVVSRRDLELPIAPIDRIARLRIDDRYRVSMDARIALADILEDYADNVASAAATLARHADRRTVQAEDIETYFALFE from the coding sequence ATGAGTGTCGAGTTGCCGTTCGCCCCCGTGGACGCGATCATTCGACGGAGAGCCGGCGACCTCCGGGTGAGTTCGGGTGCCGCCGAGGAGCTCGCTCGCCGCGTTCAGGCGCACGGGGCGGCGCTCGCCGTCGACGCCGCCGAGCGGGCGGCCGCAGACGACCGGAAGACGCTGATGGCCGAGGACTTCGACGTCCAGCAGGTCGTGAGCCGCCGCGACCTCGAACTGCCGATCGCACCGATCGACCGCATCGCCCGCCTCCGGATCGACGACCGTTACCGCGTCTCGATGGATGCACGGATCGCGCTGGCGGACATCCTCGAGGACTACGCCGACAACGTCGCGAGCGCGGCCGCGACGCTCGCCCGGCACGCGGACCGTCGGACCGTCCAGGCCGAAGACATCGAGACGTACTTCGCCCTCTTCGAGTAG
- a CDS encoding Mrp/NBP35 family ATP-binding protein: MTTTPTSDADLRDRLRDIDDPVLDTDIVSAGLVTDIALEGGTAAIELALGAPYAPDESAIADRVRAVAEEAGIEVELSAHVPLFDAAESSVLPGVRNVIAVASGKGGVGKSTVAVNLAAGLADRGANVGLFDADVYGPNVPRMLGVDDDPDVTTVDGEDRIQPSTAHGLELMSVGLLIDDDDPVVWRGPVAQNTLTDLFSDVSWGSLDYLIVDLPPGTGDVQLTVLQQLPVTGTVVVTTPQSVAVDDARRGVELFGEYRTNVLGVVENMSGFVCPSCGDSHDIFGEDGGRSLADAVDVPYLGSLPLDPAIRSGGDAGEPIVCRDAGETAEAFRDLAATVANKVGVLRRHHRQQTTS; this comes from the coding sequence ATGACCACGACACCCACTTCCGATGCCGACCTCCGTGATCGCCTCCGCGACATCGACGATCCGGTGCTCGACACAGACATCGTCAGCGCCGGACTCGTCACCGACATCGCTCTCGAAGGCGGGACGGCCGCCATCGAACTCGCGCTCGGCGCACCGTACGCACCGGACGAGTCCGCCATCGCGGACCGCGTCCGTGCGGTCGCCGAGGAGGCGGGAATCGAGGTCGAACTCTCGGCCCACGTCCCGCTGTTCGACGCCGCCGAATCGTCGGTCCTGCCCGGCGTTCGAAACGTGATCGCCGTCGCCTCCGGCAAGGGCGGCGTCGGGAAGAGTACCGTCGCCGTCAACCTCGCCGCCGGTCTGGCCGATCGCGGGGCGAACGTCGGGCTCTTCGACGCCGACGTCTACGGGCCGAACGTCCCTCGAATGCTCGGTGTCGACGACGACCCGGACGTGACGACCGTCGACGGCGAGGACCGGATCCAGCCGTCGACCGCCCACGGGCTCGAACTGATGAGCGTCGGACTGCTGATCGACGACGACGATCCGGTGGTCTGGCGCGGTCCGGTCGCACAGAACACGCTCACCGACCTGTTCAGCGACGTTTCGTGGGGGTCGCTGGATTACCTGATCGTCGATCTCCCCCCGGGAACCGGTGACGTTCAGTTGACGGTCCTTCAGCAGCTTCCCGTCACTGGAACCGTGGTCGTCACCACGCCGCAGTCCGTCGCCGTGGACGACGCCCGTCGCGGCGTCGAGCTGTTCGGCGAGTACCGGACCAACGTCTTGGGCGTCGTCGAAAATATGAGCGGGTTCGTCTGCCCCAGTTGCGGGGATTCACACGACATTTTCGGCGAGGACGGCGGCCGATCGCTCGCCGACGCGGTCGACGTTCCGTACCTCGGATCGCTCCCGCTGGATCCGGCGATCCGTTCGGGTGGCGACGCCGGCGAGCCGATCGTCTGCCGCGACGCGGGGGAGACTGCGGAGGCGTTTCGGGACCTGGCGGCGACGGTAGCGAACAAAGTCGGCGTCCTCCGCCGTCACCACCGACAGCAGACGACGAGCTGA